A single genomic interval of uncultured Desulfobulbus sp. harbors:
- a CDS encoding farnesyl diphosphate synthase, protein MEIKTYLNDQRQRVEDRLAGLMLAPAGEFSEHIESMRYSLFVGGKRLRPILCLAGAEAVNSSETVRKQALSVACALECIHTYSLIHDDLPAMDDDDLRRGKPTNHTIFGEAGAILAGDGLLTYAFDLLSSEASQSIADHTRIRIIQTIARAAGPLGMVGGQSLDMIYEGKQVGYETLRSIHRSKTGALITASVLSGAMVAGATSEQEAALRTYGNSIGLAFQIVDDLLDVEATTEELGKPAGSDAKSDKVTYPSLFGLETSRTMAREAVLEAITALEIFDAQAEPLRALAHYIVDRKK, encoded by the coding sequence GGCAACGGGTGGAAGACCGCCTTGCCGGTTTGATGCTGGCACCTGCCGGGGAGTTCAGCGAGCATATCGAATCGATGCGCTACAGTCTTTTTGTCGGCGGCAAGCGTCTTCGCCCGATTCTCTGCCTGGCCGGTGCCGAAGCGGTCAACAGCAGCGAAACGGTCCGCAAGCAGGCACTTTCCGTAGCCTGCGCCCTGGAATGCATCCATACCTACTCACTGATACATGACGATCTCCCGGCCATGGATGACGATGATCTTCGGCGCGGCAAACCGACCAATCATACCATCTTCGGTGAAGCAGGGGCCATTCTTGCCGGCGACGGACTCCTGACCTATGCCTTTGACCTCTTGAGCAGTGAGGCCTCTCAATCCATTGCCGACCATACCCGCATCCGCATCATTCAGACCATCGCCCGCGCAGCAGGTCCATTGGGCATGGTGGGTGGCCAGTCCCTGGACATGATCTACGAGGGTAAGCAGGTAGGGTATGAGACCTTGCGCTCCATCCACCGCAGCAAAACCGGAGCCCTGATCACCGCTTCGGTGCTCAGCGGTGCCATGGTCGCCGGCGCGACCTCGGAGCAGGAAGCGGCCCTCCGCACCTACGGCAACAGCATCGGCCTGGCCTTTCAGATTGTCGATGACCTGCTCGACGTCGAGGCCACCACCGAGGAACTCGGTAAGCCGGCCGGGAGCGATGCCAAATCCGACAAGGTGACCTACCCTTCCCTTTTTGGCCTGGAAACCTCGCGGACCATGGCCCGGGAGGCGGTGTTGGAAGCCATCACCGCGCTGGAGATTTTTGATGCCCAGGCAGAGCCGTTACGGGCATTGGCCCATTACATTGTTGATCGTAAGAAATAG
- a CDS encoding ferritin family protein translates to MPEFGAPFAGLANGKKLTDAELVRAIRFMVAAEYEAIQLYMQLAESTDNELAINVLKDIADEERVHAGEFLRLLYELAPDEANLYAEGAEEVEEEIAKMAKK, encoded by the coding sequence ATGCCTGAATTTGGAGCTCCATTTGCCGGCCTGGCCAACGGAAAAAAATTGACAGATGCAGAGTTGGTGCGGGCCATTCGTTTTATGGTTGCCGCCGAGTACGAGGCTATTCAGCTCTATATGCAGTTGGCGGAGTCGACCGACAACGAACTGGCTATCAATGTGTTGAAGGATATCGCCGATGAGGAAAGGGTCCACGCCGGTGAGTTTTTGCGCCTTCTCTATGAGTTGGCACCCGATGAGGCCAATCTGTATGCCGAGGGTGCCGAAGAGGTGGAAGAAGAAATCGCCAAGATGGCCAAGAAATAA
- a CDS encoding transposase — protein MFHVKNHKQLNILDPWAHLGPKRRALLDNSWAGLFQKHILPELPVESLRHHYHDYNGRPTKELYAMMGVMILQQMHDCTDQEAVEQFCFNIQWHYALNITSCSDAAVYLSHKTLWTMRDHLASDASYAEIFDASLGILAKLLKADMNKQRMDSVHVKSNMRNLGRIGLFTKTIKKFLVNLKRHHREHFDQLDTELTQRYLSKSQASLFAMVKPTESTRTLDQLAADVLLLTERFAAVDEVSTMQSFKLLSRLFAEQCVIEEDTTADSGKKAVARPNKEVPSDSLQNPSDADAGYSSHKGQGYQVQLVENYTTTDERGPSLITQVAVESADQHDANALLPALAQLEQKAMLPQQMLADSLYGSDSNCETALQEHQVAVISPVMPGNQKKFNLTEFTLDDQGKVLTCPQVTAPDTVKKSKSGYSALFPIAVCQNCSSFDRCPVSIGKKGYYYRYTDKDIRLARRRQEEESPEFREKYRYRAGVEATMSEFDRRTGVKHLRVRGMKAVRFAAFMKAIGLNILRASRHWGEKTSPMTSFYSLFFFFLAFQTYFKELFREDFSTRTHEGTNFQPVASFRADWAV, from the coding sequence ATGTTTCACGTGAAAAACCACAAACAGCTCAACATCCTCGACCCATGGGCCCATTTGGGACCCAAACGACGCGCCCTCCTGGATAACTCATGGGCAGGTCTTTTTCAGAAGCATATCCTGCCTGAACTCCCGGTGGAGTCCCTGCGCCACCATTATCATGACTACAATGGCCGACCCACCAAGGAACTGTATGCCATGATGGGGGTGATGATCCTCCAGCAAATGCATGATTGTACTGATCAGGAGGCGGTTGAGCAGTTCTGTTTCAATATCCAGTGGCACTATGCCCTCAACATCACCTCGTGCTCCGACGCGGCTGTATACCTCAGCCACAAAACGCTCTGGACCATGCGCGATCACCTGGCCTCGGATGCGAGCTATGCCGAGATATTTGATGCCTCCCTGGGCATCCTGGCCAAGTTGCTCAAGGCCGATATGAATAAGCAGCGCATGGACTCGGTGCATGTCAAATCCAACATGCGCAATCTGGGTCGTATCGGGTTGTTCACCAAAACGATCAAGAAGTTCCTCGTCAACCTGAAGCGACACCACCGGGAACACTTTGATCAACTCGACACGGAGTTGACCCAACGGTATCTGAGCAAATCGCAGGCGTCTTTGTTCGCCATGGTCAAACCCACCGAGTCCACCCGCACCCTTGATCAGTTGGCTGCGGATGTGCTGCTCTTGACCGAGCGTTTTGCCGCCGTGGACGAGGTCAGCACCATGCAGAGCTTCAAACTGCTGAGCCGGTTGTTCGCCGAACAGTGTGTCATCGAGGAAGACACCACCGCCGATTCTGGCAAGAAAGCCGTGGCCCGGCCGAACAAGGAGGTGCCCTCCGATTCACTGCAAAACCCCTCCGATGCGGATGCCGGCTACAGCAGTCATAAAGGCCAAGGGTATCAGGTGCAGTTGGTGGAAAATTACACCACCACCGATGAGCGTGGACCATCCCTGATCACGCAGGTGGCGGTGGAATCCGCGGATCAGCATGATGCCAATGCCCTCCTGCCCGCCTTGGCCCAACTGGAGCAGAAGGCGATGCTGCCGCAGCAAATGCTGGCCGATTCCCTCTACGGCAGCGACAGCAATTGTGAAACGGCCCTGCAGGAGCATCAGGTGGCAGTCATCTCCCCGGTCATGCCGGGCAATCAGAAGAAGTTCAACCTGACCGAATTCACCCTTGATGACCAGGGCAAGGTTCTCACCTGCCCCCAGGTCACGGCACCCGACACGGTGAAGAAATCAAAATCCGGCTACAGCGCACTCTTCCCCATCGCTGTTTGTCAGAACTGCTCCTCGTTTGACCGGTGCCCCGTCTCCATCGGAAAAAAGGGCTATTACTACCGCTACACCGACAAGGATATCCGCCTGGCCCGACGGCGACAGGAAGAAGAAAGCCCGGAGTTCAGGGAGAAGTACCGGTACCGGGCCGGCGTTGAGGCGACCATGTCGGAATTCGACCGGCGCACCGGTGTCAAACATCTCCGGGTTCGTGGCATGAAAGCAGTGCGGTTTGCCGCCTTCATGAAGGCCATCGGCTTGAACATATTGCGGGCCAGCAGGCACTGGGGCGAGAAAACCAGCCCAATGACGTCCTTTTACAGCCTATTTTTTTTCTTTTTGGCTTTCCAAACATATTTCAAAGAACTTTTTCGGGAAGACTTCTCAACAAGAACTCACGAAGGCACAAACTTTCAACCAGTCGCTTCTTTTCGAGCGGATTGGGCGGTTTGA
- a CDS encoding PaaI family thioesterase, protein MNVIQEQLRLVKNIADQTCFGCGANNPIGLKMQFKTDEEKIYSFVTVPKTMAGWDTTVHGGILSTILDEMMGWSVIYLLGKIGVTKSMNVEFLKPVPAETPLTAVGFIQEVVSERQVVVTGEIYNQDSVLSVRATGIFAAMTSQAAVRLGVMSSAYMERFQPLLTQKNQIDV, encoded by the coding sequence GTGAACGTCATCCAGGAACAGCTTCGGCTGGTCAAGAATATAGCCGACCAGACCTGTTTTGGTTGTGGTGCCAATAATCCCATTGGCCTGAAAATGCAGTTTAAAACCGATGAGGAAAAGATCTACTCCTTTGTCACCGTGCCCAAAACCATGGCTGGCTGGGATACCACCGTGCATGGCGGTATCCTCTCGACGATTTTGGATGAGATGATGGGCTGGTCGGTGATTTATTTGTTGGGGAAGATCGGGGTTACCAAATCCATGAACGTGGAATTTCTCAAACCCGTACCTGCGGAAACACCGTTGACCGCTGTCGGTTTCATCCAGGAGGTCGTTTCCGAGCGGCAGGTCGTGGTTACCGGTGAAATATACAATCAGGATTCGGTGCTCAGCGTACGAGCCACCGGGATTTTTGCGGCGATGACCTCCCAAGCGGCGGTTCGACTCGGGGTGATGAGCAGTGCCTATATGGAACGATTTCAACCCTTGCTTACTCAGAAAAATCAAATTGATGTCTAG
- the dxs gene encoding 1-deoxy-D-xylulose-5-phosphate synthase — protein sequence MLIVDSLTDQSSSLLDTINSPRNLRRLSLPEMAQLAQELRETIITTVSQTGGHLAPSLGVVELSIALHYVFDTPRDRLVWDVGHQAYAHKLLTGRREQFATLRQYKGMSGFPKRGESPYDTVEAGHSSTSISYGLGMATAKCMQKDPAKVVAIIGDGSMTAGMAFEGLNHAGDLGKNLVVILNDNEMSISKNVGALSSFLSRKMTGRTIRRLRDHIEDRLMALSSVGENILTVLRKSEESLKGFFTPGMLFEALKFKYVGPIPGHELEDLIATLENVRDHNHGPVLVHVITTKGKGYAPAENNPGDFHGVGPFDVATGEQRKNKAAPISYTKVFGQTISRLARKDKRVVAITAAMPAGTGLASFAAEFPDRFFDVGIAEQHAVTFAAGLALEGLRPFFAVYSSFMQRCLDQLIHDVCLPNLPVTIALDRSGVVGADGPTHHGVFDLSFLRYIPNLTILAPKDENELQHMLSFCLHHNGPTVVRYPRGSGEGIPLDPDFTGFHLGEGELLRPGTDLLLLPIGNRVAPALQAAERLEAQGISAAVINPRFLKPLDTSLICDLAAQTGKVLTIEDNAIQGGFGSAVLELLQQNGLQLPLIMLGYGDNFIEHGSQSILWHNAGIDAEGIARAAISLVQG from the coding sequence ATGCTGATTGTGGATTCCCTGACAGACCAATCCTCTTCCCTGCTGGATACCATTAACTCGCCCCGCAATCTGCGTCGTCTCAGCCTGCCGGAGATGGCACAGCTGGCCCAGGAGCTGCGGGAAACCATCATCACCACCGTCTCCCAAACCGGTGGACATCTCGCTCCCAGCCTCGGGGTCGTTGAGCTGAGCATCGCCCTGCACTACGTCTTCGATACCCCCAGGGATCGGCTGGTGTGGGACGTGGGCCACCAGGCATACGCCCACAAGCTCCTCACCGGCCGCAGGGAACAATTTGCCACCCTACGCCAGTACAAGGGCATGAGCGGCTTTCCCAAACGCGGTGAAAGCCCCTACGATACGGTCGAGGCCGGCCACAGTTCGACCTCGATCTCCTACGGCCTGGGCATGGCCACGGCCAAATGCATGCAAAAGGATCCCGCCAAGGTGGTGGCCATCATCGGTGACGGCTCCATGACCGCAGGCATGGCCTTTGAGGGGCTCAACCATGCCGGCGATCTGGGCAAGAACCTGGTGGTGATCCTCAACGACAACGAGATGTCGATCTCAAAAAATGTCGGCGCGCTCTCCAGCTTCCTCAGCCGCAAGATGACCGGCCGAACCATCCGCCGCCTGCGCGATCATATCGAGGATCGGCTGATGGCCCTCTCCTCGGTGGGAGAAAACATCCTCACCGTGCTGCGCAAGAGCGAGGAGAGCCTCAAGGGCTTTTTCACCCCGGGAATGCTGTTTGAAGCACTCAAGTTCAAGTACGTGGGCCCGATTCCCGGCCATGAACTGGAAGACCTGATCGCTACCCTGGAAAACGTCCGCGACCACAACCACGGCCCGGTCCTGGTCCATGTGATCACCACCAAGGGCAAGGGATATGCACCGGCGGAGAACAATCCCGGGGATTTTCATGGTGTCGGCCCTTTTGACGTTGCCACCGGAGAGCAAAGAAAAAACAAGGCGGCCCCAATCTCCTACACCAAGGTGTTCGGTCAAACCATTTCCCGCCTGGCCCGCAAGGACAAGCGGGTGGTTGCCATCACCGCCGCCATGCCCGCCGGCACCGGGCTGGCCTCCTTTGCGGCAGAATTCCCGGATCGTTTTTTTGATGTGGGCATTGCCGAGCAGCATGCGGTGACCTTTGCCGCCGGCCTTGCGCTTGAAGGACTGCGCCCGTTTTTTGCAGTTTACTCTTCGTTCATGCAACGCTGCCTTGATCAGCTCATCCATGACGTCTGCCTGCCCAACCTGCCGGTGACCATCGCGCTTGACAGAAGCGGCGTGGTCGGTGCGGATGGCCCGACCCATCACGGCGTGTTCGACCTCTCCTTTCTCCGTTACATCCCCAATCTGACCATCCTCGCGCCCAAGGACGAAAACGAGTTGCAGCACATGCTCTCGTTCTGCCTGCACCACAACGGCCCGACCGTGGTCCGCTATCCCCGGGGCAGCGGTGAAGGCATTCCGCTCGATCCTGATTTTACGGGTTTTCATCTCGGCGAGGGCGAACTCCTTCGCCCCGGAACAGACCTTCTCCTGTTGCCCATCGGCAACCGGGTCGCCCCCGCGCTCCAGGCGGCGGAACGGCTCGAGGCGCAGGGCATCAGTGCGGCGGTGATCAATCCTCGTTTTCTCAAGCCGTTGGACACCAGCCTGATCTGTGATCTTGCCGCGCAAACCGGCAAGGTCCTCACCATAGAGGACAACGCCATTCAGGGCGGTTTTGGCAGTGCGGTGCTCGAACTTCTCCAGCAAAACGGGTTGCAGCTTCCGCTGATCATGCTTGGTTATGGCGACAACTTCATCGAACACGGGTCGCAATCGATCCTGTGGCACAATGCAGGCATCGATGCCGAAGGGATTGCCCGGGCCGCCATATCGCTGGTGCAGGGATAA